The Chryseobacterium sp. 52 genome includes a region encoding these proteins:
- a CDS encoding NADH-quinone oxidoreductase subunit J — MDQFLFFLVAFLAVASAVYFVFARNPLYAILSLIVTMFSIAGMYILLNAQFLAIIQIIVYAGAIMVLFLYILMMLNLNKQDESKKNNTLKFVGVFTAGLLLIGVLGVFRGVQDNHIVVENVDKGVGLTKNLGRLLFNQYVLPFELASILILAGIVGAVLIGKKDL; from the coding sequence ATGGATCAGTTTTTATTTTTCTTGGTGGCGTTTTTAGCAGTAGCTAGTGCAGTGTATTTTGTATTTGCAAGAAATCCGCTCTATGCTATTTTGTCATTAATTGTTACGATGTTTTCAATTGCAGGAATGTACATTCTTCTGAATGCTCAGTTCCTGGCAATTATTCAGATTATTGTGTACGCAGGAGCTATCATGGTATTATTCCTTTATATCCTGATGATGCTAAACCTTAATAAGCAAGACGAAAGTAAGAAGAACAATACTTTAAAGTTTGTTGGAGTTTTTACAGCCGGTCTTTTATTAATTGGAGTTTTAGGCGTATTCAGAGGTGTTCAGGACAATCACATTGTTGTTGAAAATGTAGACAAAGGTGTAGGTCTTACTAAAAATCTGGGCAGACTTTTGTTTAATCAATATGTTTTACCGTTTGAGCTTGCATCCATCCTAATTTTGGCAGGTATTGTAGGTGCGGTATTAATCGGTAAAAAAGATTTATAA
- a CDS encoding NADH-quinone oxidoreductase subunit B produces the protein MSDNKPVIRTDAPAPEGYEGEGFFATKLSSVIGMARKFSLWPLPFATSCCGIEFMATLNPTYDASRFGMERNSFSPRQADMLMVCGTISKKLGPVLKEVYTQMAEPKWVVAVGACASSGGIFDTYSVLQGIDKIIPVDVYVPGCPPRPEQIIEGVMQVQALVESESIRRRDMPEYQKLLDSYNISN, from the coding sequence ATGTCAGATAACAAACCAGTAATAAGAACAGATGCACCTGCTCCCGAAGGATATGAAGGAGAAGGGTTTTTCGCAACAAAACTGAGCAGTGTAATCGGGATGGCAAGGAAGTTTTCTCTTTGGCCGTTACCGTTTGCAACCTCTTGTTGTGGTATCGAGTTTATGGCAACCCTAAACCCGACGTATGATGCTTCAAGATTTGGTATGGAAAGAAACTCTTTCTCACCAAGACAGGCAGATATGCTGATGGTCTGCGGAACTATTTCAAAGAAATTAGGGCCGGTCCTGAAAGAAGTTTACACTCAGATGGCAGAACCAAAATGGGTGGTAGCCGTAGGTGCATGTGCATCCAGCGGTGGTATTTTTGATACTTATTCTGTACTTCAGGGAATTGACAAGATTATTCCGGTTGACGTTTACGTTCCGGGATGTCCTCCAAGACCGGAGCAGATTATTGAAGGCGTAATGCAGGTTCAGGCTTTGGTAGAAAGCGAAAGCATCAGAAGAAGAGATATGCCTGAATACCAGAAACTATTAGATTCTTACAACATAAGCAACTAA
- a CDS encoding NADH-quinone oxidoreductase subunit A — protein sequence MNLPESYIPILLQAGVAIAFVAVSLLGAHFLGPKQKKGDSVKNQSWECGIPVEGNARTPFSIKYFLTAVLFVLFDIEIVFFYPYAVNFREFGVEGFMAVLMFVAIFFMAFFYVWKRGALDWDK from the coding sequence ATGAATTTACCTGAAAGTTATATTCCAATCCTATTACAAGCAGGTGTTGCGATAGCATTCGTAGCTGTTTCTTTGCTTGGAGCGCATTTTTTAGGTCCAAAACAGAAAAAAGGAGATTCTGTAAAAAACCAAAGCTGGGAATGTGGAATCCCGGTAGAAGGAAATGCAAGAACACCGTTTTCTATCAAATACTTCCTGACTGCGGTATTGTTTGTACTATTCGATATTGAAATCGTATTTTTTTACCCGTATGCTGTTAACTTCAGAGAATTCGGAGTGGAAGGATTCATGGCTGTATTGATGTTTGTGGCCATCTTTTTCATGGCGTTTTTCTATGTTTGGAAGCGTGGCGCACTAGATTGGGACAAATAG
- a CDS encoding NADH-quinone oxidoreductase subunit C yields MTNEFVLEAITREFPESVISSSEPYGMLTIEVKKEDLKKIVHYLRDSSLEFNFLTDICGIHYPEFPEKEIGVVYHLHNMMANFRLRLKIFMSRENIEVDSLVELYAGANWMERETFDFYGIKFKGHPDLRAILNMEDLGYHPMLKEYRLEDGTRTDKDDNMFGR; encoded by the coding sequence ATGACGAACGAATTTGTATTAGAAGCTATCACAAGAGAATTTCCGGAGTCTGTTATTTCAAGTTCAGAACCGTATGGAATGCTGACGATTGAAGTGAAGAAAGAAGATCTCAAAAAGATCGTTCACTATCTTAGAGATTCATCGTTGGAATTTAATTTCCTTACCGATATCTGTGGGATTCACTACCCTGAGTTTCCTGAGAAAGAGATTGGCGTTGTTTATCACCTGCACAATATGATGGCCAATTTCAGATTACGTCTGAAAATCTTTATGTCCAGAGAAAATATTGAAGTAGATTCTCTTGTAGAACTCTATGCCGGAGCCAACTGGATGGAAAGAGAAACATTTGATTTCTACGGAATTAAATTTAAAGGACATCCTGATTTAAGAGCTATTTTAAATATGGAAGATCTTGGATATCATCCTATGCTGAAGGAATACCGCCTTGAAGATGGTACCAGAACAGACAAAGATGATAATATGTTCGGAAGATAA
- a CDS encoding 2Fe-2S iron-sulfur cluster-binding protein produces MSEEVKKFKITIDGQTAEVLPGTSILEAARQIGGKSVPPAMCYYSKLETSGGRCRTCLVEVSKGSEADPRPMPKLVASCRTNVMDGMEVKNLSSEKAQEGRKAVTEFLLVNHPLDCPVCDQAGECHLQDLGYEHGNLQTRTEFERNTYEADDLGPNIKLNMNRCILCARCVLTANQLTDSRDHGILFRGDHAEISTYLNKALDNDFIGNIIDVCPVGALTDRTSRFASRVWFTKPMNASCTCGKCSGKAVVWMKGDEIVRVTARKDQWGEVEEFICDTCRFERKELSDWNIEGPRHIDRHSVISLNHYEKPKDELRVLDNPMAKEISEKDEK; encoded by the coding sequence ATGAGCGAAGAGGTTAAAAAATTCAAAATAACTATAGACGGACAGACTGCTGAAGTTTTGCCTGGGACTTCTATTTTGGAAGCTGCCAGACAAATTGGTGGAAAATCTGTACCTCCTGCAATGTGCTATTACAGCAAATTGGAGACCAGTGGAGGGAGATGTAGAACTTGCTTAGTCGAAGTTTCAAAAGGATCAGAAGCAGATCCTCGCCCTATGCCAAAATTAGTTGCAAGTTGCAGAACTAACGTAATGGACGGTATGGAAGTGAAAAACCTTTCGTCTGAAAAAGCTCAGGAAGGTAGAAAAGCAGTTACCGAATTTCTTTTGGTGAACCACCCTTTGGATTGCCCGGTTTGTGACCAGGCTGGTGAATGTCACCTTCAGGATCTTGGGTATGAGCATGGAAACCTTCAGACCAGAACTGAGTTTGAAAGAAATACATACGAAGCAGACGATCTTGGTCCGAATATCAAGTTGAATATGAACCGTTGTATTCTTTGTGCAAGATGCGTACTTACCGCTAATCAGCTTACAGATTCAAGAGATCACGGAATTCTTTTCAGAGGAGATCACGCTGAAATTTCTACCTATTTAAATAAAGCTTTAGACAATGACTTCATCGGAAACATTATTGATGTGTGCCCGGTGGGAGCCTTAACAGACAGAACATCCCGTTTTGCAAGCAGAGTTTGGTTCACAAAACCAATGAATGCTTCTTGTACATGTGGAAAATGTTCTGGAAAAGCTGTAGTTTGGATGAAAGGTGACGAAATTGTAAGAGTCACTGCAAGAAAAGACCAGTGGGGTGAAGTTGAAGAATTTATCTGTGATACTTGTCGTTTCGAAAGAAAAGAACTGTCTGACTGGAATATTGAAGGTCCTAGACATATCGACAGACACTCAGTAATTTCATTGAACCACTACGAAAAACCTAAGGATGAGCTAAGAGTCTTAGACAATCCTATGGCGAAAGAAATCAGTGAAAAAGACGAAAAATAA
- a CDS encoding NuoI/complex I 23 kDa subunit family protein, which translates to MKLTNRSKVVSNKEMTLAEKIYLPAIFTGMGITFKHAVRTVIKGAPAVYSYPEVQKPRATIWRGQHVLKRDEEGRERCTACGLCAVACPAEAITMTASERTKEEKGLYREEKYASVYEINMLRCIFCGMCEEACPKSAIYLTDRLVDVETNRGSFIYGKDKLVEKINERIDITTRQSEKQKNAVK; encoded by the coding sequence ATGAAACTTACGAACAGATCAAAAGTTGTTTCCAATAAAGAAATGACCCTTGCTGAAAAAATCTACTTACCTGCCATTTTTACAGGGATGGGGATTACATTTAAGCATGCTGTAAGAACCGTGATAAAAGGTGCTCCCGCAGTATATTCGTATCCGGAAGTACAGAAGCCAAGAGCAACCATCTGGAGAGGTCAGCACGTTTTGAAAAGAGACGAAGAAGGCAGAGAAAGATGTACAGCTTGTGGACTTTGTGCCGTAGCCTGTCCTGCAGAAGCTATTACAATGACAGCTTCAGAAAGAACGAAGGAGGAAAAAGGGCTTTACAGAGAAGAAAAATATGCATCGGTATATGAAATCAATATGCTGAGATGTATTTTCTGTGGGATGTGTGAAGAAGCCTGTCCGAAATCTGCTATTTATCTTACAGACAGATTGGTAGATGTAGAAACCAACAGAGGATCTTTCATCTATGGAAAAGATAAATTGGTTGAAAAAATAAATGAAAGGATTGATATTACAACAAGACAATCCGAGAAACAAAAAAATGCGGTAAAATAA
- the nuoH gene encoding NADH-quinone oxidoreductase subunit NuoH, protein MDLLTFKLILVLALFLLSLTIAAYSTWAERKVASIMQDRIGPNRAGPFGLLQPLADGGKFFFKEDFTPANAEKFLFVLGPALVMFISLITGAVIPWGKSLNIAGTSFDLQVANIDVGVLFIIGMASIGVYGIMIGGWASNNKYSLLGAIRASSQMISYELAMGLALLSIIMMTGSLDLKEITESQTTGKLWGIIPWGSGMNWNIFYQPIAFLVFFVAALAETNRHPFDLPECESELVTGYSTEYSSMKLGLYMFGEYVNMFISNAFMVVLFFGGYNYPGIEWVTQNWGENAAGILSVVAFLTKTVIGILIFMWIRWTLPRFRYDQLMHLGWKTLIPMALVNLLITGAVILAFAN, encoded by the coding sequence ATGGATTTACTAACATTTAAACTTATACTTGTACTCGCACTTTTCCTGTTATCATTAACGATAGCAGCCTACTCTACCTGGGCAGAAAGAAAAGTTGCCTCTATCATGCAGGATAGAATTGGTCCCAACAGAGCCGGACCTTTCGGATTACTGCAGCCTCTTGCCGACGGTGGGAAGTTTTTCTTTAAGGAAGATTTTACCCCTGCCAATGCAGAAAAGTTTCTTTTCGTATTAGGACCGGCTTTGGTAATGTTTATTTCATTGATCACAGGAGCAGTTATTCCTTGGGGTAAAAGTTTAAATATTGCAGGTACTTCTTTTGATTTACAGGTGGCCAACATTGACGTTGGTGTACTTTTCATCATCGGAATGGCTTCCATTGGTGTTTACGGAATCATGATCGGAGGTTGGGCTTCGAATAACAAATATTCATTATTGGGTGCTATCCGTGCTTCTTCTCAGATGATTTCTTACGAACTGGCAATGGGACTGGCATTACTTTCTATCATCATGATGACGGGAAGTCTAGATTTAAAAGAAATTACTGAATCTCAGACCACAGGAAAACTTTGGGGAATTATTCCTTGGGGATCCGGTATGAACTGGAATATTTTCTATCAGCCGATTGCCTTCCTTGTATTCTTCGTAGCAGCTTTGGCAGAAACCAACAGACACCCTTTCGATTTACCTGAATGTGAATCTGAACTGGTAACAGGATATTCTACAGAATATTCTTCTATGAAATTGGGACTATATATGTTCGGTGAATATGTGAACATGTTTATCTCCAATGCCTTTATGGTGGTTCTTTTCTTCGGTGGATATAACTATCCGGGAATTGAATGGGTAACTCAGAACTGGGGAGAAAACGCTGCAGGAATCTTGAGTGTTGTAGCATTCTTAACAAAAACAGTAATCGGAATTCTGATCTTTATGTGGATCAGATGGACACTTCCAAGATTCAGATACGACCAGTTAATGCATTTAGGATGGAAAACTTTAATTCCAATGGCATTGGTCAACTTGTTAATCACAGGTGCTGTAATTTTAGCATTTGCAAACTAA
- the nuoF gene encoding NADH-quinone oxidoreductase subunit NuoF, with protein MSKKLLLKDAHIEGIRYFETYRKQGGYTAAEKALKMTPEEILEEVKTSGLRGRGGAGFPTGMKWSFLAKPEGVPRHLVVNADESEPGTFKDRYLMEYLPHLLIEGMLISSFVLGSNVSYIYIRGEYSWIPDILEEAIEEAKAAGFLGKNILGTGFDCEIYVQRGGGAYICGEETALLESLEGKRGNPRLKPPFPAVKGLWERPTVVNNVESIAAIVPIIDITGAEYAKIGVGRSTGTKLISACGNINKPGVYEIDMTITVEEFIYSDEYCGGIKDGKKLKACIPGGSSVPIVPANLLLRTVNGEPRYMNYESLADGGFATGTMMGSGGFIVLDEDQCIVEHTMTLARFYHHESCGQCTPCREGTGWMHKILKKIEKGEGKMEDIDLLWDIQRKIEGNTICPLGDAAAWPVAAAIRHFRDEFEWHVKNPELSQTQNYGLAHYADPIPAVENNA; from the coding sequence ATGAGTAAAAAACTTTTACTTAAAGATGCACATATAGAAGGTATTCGCTACTTTGAAACGTACCGTAAACAGGGAGGTTACACAGCTGCAGAAAAAGCCTTAAAAATGACACCTGAAGAAATTCTGGAAGAAGTAAAAACTTCCGGACTTCGTGGACGTGGTGGCGCTGGATTCCCAACCGGGATGAAATGGAGCTTTCTGGCAAAACCGGAAGGCGTTCCAAGACACTTAGTAGTAAATGCCGATGAATCTGAACCAGGAACATTCAAAGACCGATATCTGATGGAATATCTTCCTCATTTATTGATCGAAGGAATGTTGATCTCATCTTTTGTTTTAGGTTCAAATGTTTCTTATATCTACATCCGTGGAGAATATTCGTGGATTCCTGATATTTTAGAAGAAGCTATTGAAGAAGCTAAAGCAGCAGGATTTTTAGGTAAAAACATCTTAGGAACAGGTTTCGATTGTGAAATTTATGTTCAGAGAGGTGGTGGAGCTTATATCTGCGGTGAAGAAACGGCATTGCTTGAATCCCTTGAAGGAAAAAGAGGAAACCCAAGATTAAAACCACCTTTCCCGGCCGTAAAAGGACTTTGGGAAAGACCTACGGTTGTAAATAACGTAGAATCTATCGCAGCAATCGTTCCAATCATTGATATTACAGGAGCTGAATATGCCAAAATCGGGGTAGGAAGATCTACAGGAACGAAATTAATTTCGGCTTGTGGGAACATCAACAAACCCGGAGTTTACGAAATAGATATGACCATTACGGTTGAAGAATTCATTTATTCTGATGAATACTGCGGCGGAATTAAAGACGGAAAAAAATTAAAAGCTTGTATCCCTGGAGGAAGCTCAGTTCCTATTGTTCCTGCTAATTTATTATTGAGAACCGTAAATGGAGAACCAAGATATATGAACTATGAATCTTTAGCTGATGGTGGTTTCGCTACCGGAACGATGATGGGTTCAGGAGGTTTCATTGTATTGGATGAAGACCAGTGCATCGTAGAACATACCATGACTTTAGCGAGATTTTATCATCACGAAAGTTGTGGACAATGTACACCTTGCCGTGAAGGAACGGGATGGATGCATAAGATCTTGAAAAAGATAGAAAAAGGAGAAGGAAAAATGGAAGACATTGACCTTCTTTGGGATATACAGAGAAAAATTGAAGGAAATACCATCTGTCCATTAGGTGATGCAGCGGCATGGCCTGTGGCAGCAGCAATCCGTCACTTCAGAGACGAGTTCGAATGGCATGTGAAAAATCCTGAATTATCTCAGACACAAAATTACGGATTGGCACATTATGCAGATCCAATTCCTGCTGTTGAAAATAATGCTTAG
- the nuoK gene encoding NADH-quinone oxidoreductase subunit NuoK, with amino-acid sequence MGEVNTFIQSVPLNYFIILSSVLFSLGVLGVLLRKNAIVILGCVELMLNSVNLLLAAFSAYKGNGDGQLLVFFIMVVAAAEVAVGLAIIAMLYRNTRSVDVSIFNKLRG; translated from the coding sequence ATGGGAGAAGTAAATACATTTATACAAAGCGTCCCTCTTAACTATTTCATCATTCTTTCTTCAGTATTGTTCAGTCTGGGCGTGTTGGGAGTATTGTTAAGAAAAAACGCTATTGTTATTTTGGGCTGTGTAGAGCTTATGCTGAATTCTGTAAACCTTTTATTAGCTGCTTTTTCAGCGTATAAAGGCAACGGAGACGGACAGCTTTTAGTTTTCTTCATTATGGTGGTAGCCGCCGCTGAAGTAGCGGTAGGTCTGGCAATTATTGCTATGCTATATAGAAATACCCGTTCTGTGGATGTTAGTATATTTAATAAATTAAGAGGATAA
- the nuoD gene encoding NADH dehydrogenase (quinone) subunit D translates to MKDNSLSNILNQYESKEQIDGQLYTLNLGPTHPATHGIFQNILTMDGERILHAEQTVGYIHRAFEKISERRNYSQITTLTDRMNYCSAPINNLGWHMTVEKLIGIEVPKRVDYMRVILMELARIGDHLICNGVTGMDAGAITGLTYMFIERERIYDMYEQICGARMTTNMGRIGGFERDFTPKFHELLQDFLKTFPARFKEFGTLLERNRIFMDRTIGAGAITAERALSYGFTGPNLRAAGVDYDVRVAQPYSSYEDFDFIIPVGTAGDTYDRFMVRQQEIWESLKIINQAYNNLPEGPFHADVPDFYLPEKADVYSKMEALIYHFKIVMGETEVPKGEVYHAVEGGNGELGFYLVSDGGRSPYRLHFRRPCFIYYQAYPEMITGSVISDAIVTMCSMNIIAGELDA, encoded by the coding sequence ATGAAAGATAACTCATTATCTAATATACTTAACCAATACGAAAGTAAGGAACAGATTGACGGTCAGTTATACACCCTCAATTTAGGACCTACCCACCCTGCGACCCACGGGATCTTCCAGAATATCTTAACGATGGACGGAGAAAGGATCCTTCACGCAGAACAAACAGTAGGATATATCCACAGAGCATTTGAAAAAATTTCCGAAAGAAGGAATTATTCTCAGATCACGACCCTTACCGACCGTATGAATTACTGTTCTGCACCCATCAATAACCTGGGTTGGCACATGACAGTAGAAAAACTGATTGGCATTGAAGTTCCAAAACGTGTAGATTATATGCGTGTTATTTTAATGGAATTAGCCAGAATCGGTGACCACCTGATCTGTAACGGGGTAACCGGAATGGATGCAGGAGCCATTACAGGTCTTACCTATATGTTCATCGAAAGAGAACGTATTTATGATATGTACGAGCAGATCTGTGGAGCCAGAATGACCACCAATATGGGAAGAATCGGAGGTTTTGAAAGAGATTTCACCCCGAAATTCCATGAGTTATTACAGGACTTCTTAAAAACTTTCCCCGCTAGATTTAAAGAATTTGGTACTCTATTGGAAAGAAACAGAATTTTCATGGACAGAACCATTGGTGCAGGAGCAATTACTGCAGAAAGAGCATTAAGCTACGGGTTTACAGGTCCCAATCTACGTGCAGCAGGAGTAGATTATGATGTAAGAGTTGCACAGCCCTATTCTTCTTACGAGGATTTCGACTTCATTATTCCTGTAGGAACTGCAGGTGATACCTACGACCGTTTCATGGTTCGTCAACAGGAAATCTGGGAATCTCTTAAAATCATTAATCAAGCTTACAATAATCTTCCTGAAGGGCCATTCCATGCGGATGTTCCGGATTTCTACCTTCCTGAAAAAGCTGATGTTTACAGTAAAATGGAAGCATTGATCTACCATTTCAAAATTGTGATGGGAGAAACAGAAGTACCTAAAGGAGAAGTTTACCATGCGGTAGAAGGAGGAAACGGAGAATTAGGATTCTATTTGGTGAGTGACGGAGGAAGAAGCCCTTACAGACTTCACTTCAGAAGACCATGTTTCATCTACTACCAGGCATACCCTGAAATGATTACAGGTTCTGTAATTTCAGATGCCATCGTAACGATGTGTAGTATGAATATTATTGCGGGAGAATTAGACGCATAA
- the nuoE gene encoding complex I 24 kDa subunit family protein — translation MSETIAFKPESLEQVHKIITRYPEGRQKSALLPVLHLAQKEFGGWLDVPVMDYVAELLSIKPIEVYEVATFYTMFNMKPVGKYVLEVCRTGPCMVCGSEKILDHIRTKLNIKDGETTEDGMFTLKPAECLGACGYAPMLQLGKFFHENLTIEKVDEILDLCRQGQVALD, via the coding sequence ATGAGCGAAACAATAGCTTTTAAACCGGAAAGTTTAGAACAGGTACACAAAATTATCACAAGATATCCTGAAGGAAGACAAAAGTCTGCTCTTCTTCCTGTACTTCACTTAGCACAGAAAGAATTCGGAGGATGGTTAGACGTTCCTGTGATGGATTATGTTGCTGAATTATTAAGTATTAAGCCAATTGAAGTATATGAAGTAGCTACTTTTTATACCATGTTCAATATGAAGCCGGTTGGTAAATATGTTTTGGAAGTATGCAGAACGGGACCTTGTATGGTTTGCGGAAGCGAGAAAATTCTTGATCATATCAGAACCAAACTGAACATTAAGGATGGAGAAACTACTGAAGACGGTATGTTTACTTTAAAGCCTGCTGAATGTCTTGGCGCATGCGGATATGCACCGATGCTTCAGCTTGGAAAATTCTTTCATGAAAATTTAACGATAGAAAAAGTAGACGAAATCCTTGATCTTTGCAGACAGGGACAAGTTGCTTTAGATTAA
- the nuoL gene encoding NADH-quinone oxidoreductase subunit L yields MENLVYAIVLLPLLGFLINGLFGKNLPKIFVGSLATAMVFGSFCIAVSLFMKFDSESQPVIVKAFEWFTVNGIQINVGFQIDQLSLMMVMIITGIGSLIHLYSIGYMSHDKGFYKFFTYLNLFIFSMLLLVMGSNYLILFIGWEGVGLCSYLLIGFWYTNEEYGKAARKAFIMNRIGDLALLIGIFMIASQTNAVDYLTVAQNSSKFELDGTVIIFITASLFIGATGKSAQVPLYTWLPDAMAGPTPVSALIHAATMVTAGIYLVVRSNFLFTLAPTVQGGILFIGFLTAALAGFYALRQNDIKKVLAYSTVSQLGFMFIALGLGAYTTAMFHVMTHAFFKALLFLGAGSVIHAMSNEQDMRFMGGLKKYIPITHATFLIGTLAISGFPLLSGMISKDEILVAAFAKNPIYWVILFVLAAMTATYMFRLYYLTFHGEFRGTEDQKHHLHESPSSMTLPLIVLAILSVLGGLINLPHFIGHGHYAKLMEWLKPVLTEESFKQMEATLSGVPFGTEMILLAATVLMFFSVWFIVKNTYVKKKKMALAEESYTGWEKLSAKKLYVDELYNALIVKTVEGLGRGGKMFDKGILDRFVDFVGEGAEDSGKAMKRIQNGNVETYILIMSLAVGIILIVNFILQ; encoded by the coding sequence ATGGAAAATTTAGTGTATGCAATAGTACTTTTACCACTATTAGGGTTTCTTATTAACGGTTTATTCGGGAAAAATCTTCCAAAAATTTTCGTAGGCTCTCTGGCTACGGCAATGGTTTTCGGATCTTTCTGTATCGCTGTAAGTCTTTTCATGAAATTTGATTCTGAAAGCCAGCCTGTCATCGTAAAAGCTTTTGAGTGGTTTACAGTAAACGGGATCCAGATCAACGTCGGATTCCAGATTGATCAGCTTTCTTTAATGATGGTGATGATCATCACCGGTATCGGTTCATTGATCCACCTGTACTCTATCGGGTATATGAGCCACGACAAAGGTTTCTATAAGTTCTTTACTTATCTGAATCTTTTCATCTTCTCTATGTTACTTTTAGTGATGGGAAGCAACTACCTGATCCTGTTCATCGGATGGGAAGGTGTAGGTCTTTGTTCTTACTTATTGATCGGATTCTGGTATACCAATGAAGAATACGGTAAAGCAGCAAGAAAAGCTTTCATCATGAACAGAATTGGTGACCTTGCATTATTGATCGGGATCTTCATGATCGCCTCTCAAACCAATGCAGTGGATTACCTTACGGTAGCACAGAACTCTTCAAAATTTGAATTAGACGGAACAGTAATTATCTTTATTACGGCGAGTTTATTTATCGGTGCTACCGGTAAATCTGCTCAGGTTCCTTTATATACATGGTTACCGGATGCGATGGCCGGGCCAACTCCTGTTTCTGCATTGATTCACGCAGCAACGATGGTAACAGCAGGTATCTATTTGGTAGTAAGATCCAATTTCTTATTTACTTTGGCACCTACCGTTCAGGGAGGAATTTTATTCATCGGATTCTTAACAGCTGCATTGGCAGGATTCTATGCACTTCGTCAGAACGACATCAAAAAAGTATTGGCCTATTCTACAGTTTCACAGCTTGGATTTATGTTCATCGCTTTAGGATTGGGAGCTTATACAACTGCGATGTTCCACGTTATGACACACGCATTCTTTAAAGCATTACTATTCTTAGGTGCAGGTTCTGTAATCCACGCCATGAGCAACGAACAGGATATGCGTTTCATGGGAGGTCTTAAAAAATACATCCCAATTACACACGCTACTTTCCTGATCGGAACACTAGCCATCTCAGGTTTTCCTTTACTTTCAGGGATGATCTCTAAAGACGAAATTTTAGTAGCAGCTTTCGCTAAAAACCCTATTTACTGGGTAATCTTATTTGTTTTAGCGGCAATGACTGCAACCTATATGTTCAGACTATACTATCTGACTTTCCACGGAGAGTTCAGAGGTACGGAAGATCAAAAACACCACTTACACGAAAGCCCGTCCAGTATGACATTACCATTGATTGTATTGGCTATTCTTTCCGTACTTGGAGGTTTGATTAACCTTCCTCACTTTATCGGACATGGTCATTATGCAAAATTGATGGAATGGCTGAAACCTGTTCTTACCGAAGAAAGCTTTAAGCAAATGGAAGCTACCCTTTCGGGAGTTCCGTTTGGGACTGAAATGATATTATTAGCAGCAACAGTGCTGATGTTCTTCTCCGTATGGTTCATCGTAAAAAATACCTACGTGAAAAAGAAAAAAATGGCACTCGCAGAAGAAAGCTATACCGGATGGGAAAAGCTTTCTGCTAAAAAACTATATGTAGACGAACTTTACAATGCATTGATTGTAAAAACTGTTGAAGGATTAGGACGCGGAGGAAAGATGTTTGATAAAGGGATCTTAGACCGTTTTGTAGACTTCGTAGGCGAAGGCGCTGAAGACAGCGGAAAAGCGATGAAGCGTATCCAGAACGGAAATGTAGAGACTTATATTCTGATCATGTCTTTAGCTGTGGGAATTATACTGATTGTTAACTTTATATTACAATAA